CGTGCAGCGCCGCCGGTCCGCCCAGCGCACGCGCATCGCCATGGCTTCTGCGCTCTATCAGGCGTTCTCCATCCAGCGCGAGGACATGGACGCGCTGCGGACGGGACTGCTCCGCTACTGGGAGGAGAGCACCACGGGCGGACGCAACTCCATGGAGCTGCTGTCCACGCGCGAGACGCGCATGTGGGTCATGGCGCGCGAGTACATGCGCGTGGTGGGCTACGGCATCGGCGCGCTGACGTCGGAGGCCTTCAGCCACCAGCGCCGGGACTTCGAGACGCTCATGCGCGCGGGCACGGGCCTGGTGACGTCCGCGTTCCCCCACCTGCAGGGCTCGGCGCGGGGAGGCCTGGAGGACGCCTTCACGGCCTTCTCCGCCGGCCGGGAGTGGCGCCGGTGACGCGGGCGGCCCTGGCCGGTTAGAGCCGTCGGCCCGTGGCGCGGGTGCGCAGGTTGTCGAGCAGCACGGCGAGCAGGAGAATCACCCCGCGCACCACGTACTGGTAGAAGGCTTGGATGTTCATCAGGTTCATCACGTTCTCCGCGATGCCCATGATGAGCACGCCCACCAGCACGCCGGAGATCGCCGCGCGCCCGCCCGCCAGGGATACGCCGCCCAAGACGCAGGCGGAGATGACCGACAGCTCCAGCCCCTGAGCCGCGTTCGGCTGGCCACTGGTGATGCGCGAGGACAGCAGAATCCCCGCCACCGCGCACAGCAGCCCCTGGAGCGTGAAGATCCAGATGCGGATGGTGCCCACGTTGACGCCCGCGAGGCGCGAGGCATCCGGGTTGCCACCAATGGCCAGCGTGTTGCGCCCGAACACGGTGCGGTTGAGCACGAAACCGAAGAGGCCGAAGCAGAGCACCATGACGAGTACCGGCACGGGGATGCCCAGCGGCGCCGTCAGCGCGATGTTGAAGTAAGCCTCATCGTCCACGCCCACCGCGCGGCCATCGGAGGCAATCAACGCCGAGCCGCGGACGATCTGCATCGTGGCCAACGTGGTGATGAGGGCATTGATGCGCAGCTTGGCGATCACCACGCCGTTGATAGCGCCCACCACGACGCCGGCGGCCAGGGCCGCCAGGATGCCCAGGAACAGGTTCTCGGTGCTGTTGGACACCATCACCGCGACCATGCCGGCGAAGGCCACCGTGGAGCCCACGGACAGGTCGAAGTCCCGCGAGGCCAGACACAGCATCATCGTGCAGGCGACGATGCCAATGGTCACCACGGACTGGAGCAGGCCGAGGATGTTCCGCTGCGTCATGAAGCTGGGCACGGTGAGGCACACGATGCCGAGGGCCAGCAGGAACAGGATGACGAGCCCCTGCTCTCCGAGCACGGCCCTTTTCAAGCGATCCATTCCCAATCCTCTCAAGCCGCCGTCCGGTCAGGCAGCGCTGCCGCCAGGATCTTCTCCTCGGAGAAGCCGGGGCGTTGAAACTCCGCAGCGATGCGGCCGCCGCACATCACCGCGATGCGGTCGCTGATGCCCATCACCTCGGGCAGCTCGCTGGAGATGACGATGAGCGCGATGCCCTGCTCCGCCAGGCCGTAGAGCACCTCGTAGATTTCACTCTTGGCCCCCACGTCGATGCCGCGCGTGGGCTCATCCACGATGAAGACCTTGATGCCCTGCTCGGACAGCCAGCGTGACAGGATGACCTTCTGCTGGTTGCCGCCCGACAGGTTCTCGATGGCCTGCTCGCGCGAGGGCGTGCGCACCCCGAGCCGCTGGATGAAGCGATCGGCCATCTCCCCTTCCCTTCGCGTATTCAGGATGCCGAAGGGCGAGAAGTGGCGGCGCGAGGAGATGGCGATGTTCGCCTCCACCGACTGCCCCTGGAGGATGCCGTCAGCCTTGCGGTCCTCCGGGCACAGCACCAGGCCCGCGCGCACCGCCTGCCGGGGGTGGTGGATCCGCACCGGAACCCCGTCGATGCGCACCTCTCCCGCGGCGCGCGGGTCCGCGCCATACAGCAGCCGCGCCAGCTCACTGCGGCCCGCGCCCACCAGCCCGAAGAGGCCCAGAATCTCCCCGGCGCGCACCTCGAAGCCCGTGGGGGCCGTCAGGCGCGAGCCCTCCAGCCCCGACACGGAGAGCCGCACCGCGCCCGGCGTCCGGGGCCGCCAGCCCCAGATGTCCTGAATCTCGCGGCCCACCATCTCGCGCACCAGCGTCTCGCGCGTCAGCCCCTCCAGGGTGTCGTGCTGGGCCACGAGCCGGCCATCCCGCAGCACGACGCAGCCATCACACAGGCGGAAGATCTCATCCAGCCGGTGCGAGACATAGAGGATGACCTTGCCGGCCGCGCGCAGCCGGTTCACCAGCCGGAAGAGCACCTCGCTCTCGTGCGCGGAGAGCGAGGAGGTGGGCTCATCCAGGGCGATGACCGAGGCGTCGAAGATGGCCGCCTTGGCGATCTCCACCATCTGCCGGGTGCCCAGGGACAGGTCAGCGACCTTGGCCCGGGGGTCCACCTCGATGCCCGCCTCGCGCAGCACCGCGCCGACCTTGGCGAACAGCTCCCCGTAGCGGACGACCCCGAACCGGGACGGGAAGCGGCCCAGCATGAGGTTCTCGGCCACCGTCAGCTCCGGCACGAGCTGGAGCTCCTGGTGGACGACCGTCACCCCCGCGGCAATCGAATCGCGCGTGGAGGAAAAGCGGTGGGCCTTTCCCCCGATGCGCAGCTCCCCCGTGTCGGGGGTGTAATCCCCCCCGAGAATCTTGATGAGCGTGGACTTGCCCGCACCGTTCTCGCCCAGCAGGCCGATGACCCGCCCGGACGGCACCGAGAAGCTCAGCTCCTTGAGGGCCCGGACGCCGGGGAAGCTCTTGGTGATGTTCGTGAACTCGAGAAACGGTGCCATGCGCCTCCCACCGGCCCCGGGCTTACTGGAGGCCCAGCTCCTTGCGCACCGCCTGATAGGACTCGCGGGTGGCGAGCTTGCCGGAGGTGAGGATGAGCTTCTCCGGCTCCTTGTTCGTCGTCACCCAGTTGTACATGTTGAGGGCCGTCTCGTAGCCGTGGCGCTTGGGCGAGATGATGATGCTGCCGTAGAAGCCCGTGGGGCTCGGCTTCTTGAACTCGTTGATGGCCGAGTCCGAGCCGCCGATGCCCACGGCGACCATGTCCGCGGCCTTCAGGCCCGCGGCCTCGGAGGCCCGGACGGCGCCGAGCACCGCCTCGTCATTGAGGCCGAAGGCCACCCACTTCTTGAGGCCGGCGTTCTTGTTGAGCACCACGCTGGCGGCATTGAGCGCCGCCTCGGTGTCGGTCTTGCTCTGGGGCGCATCGAAGATGTTCGAGGCCACGAACCCGTTCTGCTTCAGCACGGCGATGGCGCCCTCGACGCGGTCCTTCGCGGTGGGAAGCTGATCATACGAGACGCGGATGGCGCCCACGTCCTTCATGTTCCAGCCGCGCGCTTTGATCTGCTCCACGATGGCCTGCCCCACCGCCTCGCCAATCTTGGTGGCGGAGATGCCCATGTGCGGCACGTTCTCCAGCGGCTTGCCCTTGCTGTTCACCAGCCGGTCATCCACCGTCATCAGCTTGAGCTGGTTGGAGGTGGCGCGCGCCACCAGGCCCGGCCCCAGCTTCACGTCCGGCGTGCAGATGATGACGCCCTGAGCGCCCTGCGCCCCCAGGTTGTCGATGGCGGACAGCGCCTTCTCACCGTCCTCGGCGCCAATCTTCACCAGGGTGAAGCCCTTCTCCTTCGCGGCCACATCCGCGAACTTCCACTCGTCCTGGAACCAGGGCTCCTCGGGCTGTTTGACGACGAAGCCAATCTTGACATCGGCCGCCGAGGAAACCGCCGACACCATGAGCACGGACATGGCACAGGCTCTGAACAAGTTCTTCACGAAGCGCATGTTTTCTCTCCAAGGCGGAACGGCGGTGAGACGGGCTGTCAACCGCCGCCGGAGGGTAGTGCCTGAGAGGGATTAGTCAATCGCGGTGCGCGACGAGGAGCGCTTCCACGTTGCCCGCGGGCCCGGGCACGGGACAGTCCATCAGCCCGCGCACCGTGAGCCCCTGCTCCCGGGCAAAGGCCACCACCGCGTCGATGGAGGACTGGCGGGCTTCGGTGTCCCGCACCACGCCGCCCTTGCCGATGTTCTCCCGCCCCACCTCGAACTGAGGCTTCACCAGGGCCACGAGCAACCCGCCCTTCTCCAGGAACGGCAGCACGGAGGGCAGCACCTGCGTGAGCGAGATGAAGCTCACGTCGATGACGATGACGCCCGCCTTCTCGGGCAGATCCTCGGCGGTGAGGTAGCGCGCGTTGACGCGCTCGCGCGAGCGCACCCGCGCATCGGTCCGCAGCTTCTCGTGGAGCTGGCCGTACCCCACGTCGATGGCGTGCACGCGCACGGCCCCTTCTTGGAGCAGGCAGTCGGTGAAGCCGCCGGTGCTGGCGCCAATGTCCGCGCCCACCTTGCCGCGCACGTCCAGCCCGAAGCGGTCGATGGCCGCCTTGAGCTTGAGGCCACCGCGCGAGACGTAGGGCAGCACCTCGCCCTTGAGGCGCATCTCGGCCTCCACGGGTACCAGCGCCCCGGGCTTGTCCACGCGCTGGTCGCCCACCACCACCTGGCCGGCGAGGATGAGCGCCTGCGCCTTCGTGCGGGACTCGGCCAGCCCCCGCTCCACCACCAGCACGTCCAGGCGCTCCTTGCGAGGCTTCATCGTCCCATCTCCAGCAGGGCCCTCCCGGCCTGCCGCATCCCCGCGGCATCCAGCCCCAGCTCCGAGCGCTGTGTCCGCGCGTCCCCATGCGGGACAAAGGCATCGGGCAGGCCCATCAGCCGCACGCGCGGGGAAAGCCCCTGCGCGGCGTAGAGCTCCAGCACCGCGCTGCCCAGCCCGCCGCGAATCGTCCCCTCCTCCACCACCACCACGTGCCCGCACGCCGCGGCCTCCCGCAGGGCGGGCGCATCCAGCGGGCTCACCCAGCGCGCATCCAGCACGCTCCAGCCGGGCTCGCCTTGAGCGGCCTCCAGCGCGGCCAGGGCCAGCGGCCCCAGGGCCACCAGCGTGAGCCGCGGCGCCTCGGCCCGGCGCAACCAGCGGGCCCCCTGCACGGAGCCCGTCCCGGCCGCGTGCAGCTCCGGCGGCAGCGCGGGCAAGGTGCCCCGGGGAAAGCGGATGACGCTGGGCCCGGTCGCCGCGAGCGCGGTGGCCAGCATGGGCGCCACGTCCTCTCCCACCACCGGGGCCATCAAGGACAGCCCGGGCAGCGCCCGGAGGGACGAGACGTCGTACGTCCCCTGGTGCGTGGCGCCGTCCGCCCCCACGAGCCCCGCCCGGTCCACCGCGAAGACCACGGGCAGCCCGGGCAGGCACACGTCGTGGACCACCTGGTCGAACGCGCGCTGAAGGAAGGTGGAGTAGATGGCGCACACGGGCCGGGCCCCCGCCGCCGCGAGCCCCGCGCAGAAGGTGACGGCGTGCTGCTCGGCGATGCCCACGTCGTGCACGCGGTCCGGATAGCGGGCCTTCAGCCCCACCAGCGCGGAGCCCTCCAGCATGGCGGGCGTCACCACCACCACGCGGGGGTCCACGGCCATGGCGTCGTCCAGGGCGGCGGCGAAGGCCTCGCTGAAGGTGCGCTGGCCACCGCGCGAGCGCACGAGCTTCCCATCCCGCCACTCATAGGGCCCCATGGCGTGGCCGCGCGTCTGCGTGTCCGCCTCCGCGGGGGGAAAGCCGCGGCCCTTCTGGGTCATCGCGTGCACCACCACCGGCCGGGAGGACTGGCGCGCCTCGCGCAGCACCGGCAGCAGCGCCCCCAGGTCATGCCCATCCACCGGCCCCAGGTAGGTGAAGCCCAGGGCCTCGAAGAAGGCGCGGGCCTGCCGGGTGCGCAGGAGCGCCGGAATGGCGCCCACGTTGGCCGAGATGGACATCTGGTTGTCGTTGAGCAGCACCACCAGCGGCAGGTGCGAGCCGCCCGCGTTGTTCAGCCCCTCGAAGGACAGCCCTCCGGTGAGCGCCCCGTCGCCCAGCACGGCCACCACGTGCCCGGCGCGGCCCAGCTGGCGCCGGCCCTGGAGCATGCCGAGCGCGGCGGAGACGGCGGTGCAGGAGTGGCCCGCGGCGAGCGCGTCCAGGGGGCTCTCGCGCGGATCCAGGAAGGGCGCGATGCCACCGGCCTGCCGGAGCGTGCCCATGCGCTCGCGCCGCCCCGTGAGCAGCTTGTGCGCATAGGCCTGGTGCCCCACATCGAAGAGCAGTGCGTCCTGGGGGGAGTGGAACACCCGGTGCAGGGCCACCACCAGCTCCACGGCCCCCAGGGAGGCCCCGAGGTGGCCGCCCACGCGGCCACACACGGTGATGATCTCCTCCCGGAGCTCCTCGCACAGTTGCGGCAGGCCGGACTCGGGAAGGCTCCGGACGTCCGCGGGCGAGAGAATTCGCGGGAGGAGCCCCGTCACGACCTCCGCTCCACCACGTAGCGGGCGAGCGCCGCCAGCGGCCCCCCCGCCCCTTCCAGCGGCTCCACGGCGGCCACGGCCTCGGCCACCTTGTCCGCGGCCATCTTCCGGGACGCCTCCATGCCCACCACCGCCGGGAAGGTGAAGCGGCCCGCGGCCGAGTCCGCCCCCACGGGCTTGCCCATCGTCTCGGCGGTCGCCGTCACGTCCAGGATGTCGTCGGCGATCTGGAAGGCCAGGCCGATGGCATCGCCATAGGTGGTCGCCCGGGCGAGCGCATCCGCGCTGCCCCCTGCGCCCAGCACGCCCATGCGGCAGGAGGCGCGCAGCAGCGCCCCGGTCTTCATCCGGTGCAGGCGCGTGAGGTAGTCCAGGTGCGCGGGCCGGTCCTCGGCCACATCCAGCACCTGTCCGCCCACCATGCCCGCCGCGCCCGCGGCCTGGGCCAGCTCGCCGCACAGCAGCCCGCGAACCGCCTCCGGCCCCGAGCCCAGCAGCGTGAAGGCCTCCGTGAGGAGCGCATCGCCCGCGAGCAGCGCCAGCCCCTCGCCATACACCTTGTGGTTGGTGGGGCGGCCCCGGCGCAGGTCGTCGTTGTCCATGGACGGCAGGTCGTCATGCACCAGCGAGTAGGTGTGGATGTACTCCACGGCGCACGCCGCGTCCTCGACCGGGCCCAGCGTGGTGCTCTGCCGGGAGGTGGCCTCGGCGAACGTCAGGCACAGCACCGGCCGCAGGCGCTTGCCGCCCGCCAGCAGCGAGTAGCGCATCGACTCCGCCAGGCGCGGGGGCGTTCCCGCGGGCTCCAGCCGGTCGGCGCGGGCCTTCAACAAGGCCTCGACGCGAGCCTGCTGGGTGGCGAGAAAGGACTCCAGGTCAAAGGTGCTCATGAACGTTCACTCTCCTCGGGCTCGGGGGACGGTATCAGCTGACGGATGCGCAGGATGAGCTTGTTGAGGTCCAGGGGTTTGACGAAGTAGTCGGCGGCCCCCGCCTCGATGCCCCGCCGCCGGTCCTCCGGCTCGCCCCGCCCGCTGATGAAGACGACGGGGATGTCCCGGAAGCTCTCGTTCTTCTTCACCGCCTTGCACAGCTCGAACCCGTCGATCCAGGACATGTTCACGTCCAGGAGGATGAGGTGCGGGCGCCGCAGCTGCAGCGAGGAGATCAACCTCAGGCCGTTGGCCGCGCTCGACACATCGAAGCCTTCCACTTCGAGCGCCATCGAGAGCAGCTCCCGCGTGTCGCGGTCGTCATCGACGATGATGATTCTGGGATTCTCGGTGCTGGGCTTCTCCATGGCGCTCCCAGGAGGGGCTTCCCTCAAAACGGAACATCGTCTTCGGGGGGACTCTTCGCCGCGGAGGACTTGGGGACCGCCGCGGAGACGGGACGGGCGGCGGCGGCCAGGGGGGCGACGGTGTCCCGCCCCTCCTCGTCCACCAGGAGCTGCTCGATGCGCTGCTCCGCCTCGTTGAGGAGCTTCTCGCCCCGGCGCACCAGGCGGATGCCCTCCTCGAAGGCCTTGAGGGACTCCTCCAGCGACAGCGAGCCGCCCTCCAGCTTCACCACCATCTCTTCCAGCCGGGACACCACATCCCCGTACTGCTCCGGTGCTGGCTCCTCCACCACCTTTGACTTCGCCACGTCCGACTCCTCCACCACCGTGAAGATTGGGCGCGGGACTCTAAAGGACACCCTTGCCCGGGGCCAGCCTGGACTGTACGCCCGTCAGCAGTCCGTGGGCCCCTTCACGGCGGTGACGGTGGCTTCGACTTCCTCGCAACTGCCGAGCGTCCGGGCGCCGTTGTTGGCGAACTTGATGCCCAGCAGCGTGCCCGGCTGCACATCGGAGATGGAACGCACCACCGCCCCATCGCTCTTCCGGAAGGTGACGGCATAGCCCCGGGACATGACCTTCAGCGGGCTCAGCGCGTCGAGCTGCGCCGCCAGCCGCTGGAAGCGGGCCTGGGACTCGGAGAGCGCCTGGGCCTGGAGGGCAAGCAGGCGGGCCCTGCCGGCGGCCACCCGGGCGCGCTCCGCGGCCACCCGCAGGGTGGGCGAGGACCGCTCCAGCCCCAGCCGTCCCTTGGCCAGCTCCGCCCGCCGGGAGGCCACGCCCTGCCGCAGCGCCTCCTGGAGCCGGGCCGACAGTTGCAGCAGGTGGGCCCGCTGTTCGCCCAGCCGGGCCTGGGGGCGGGCCCGCTGGAGCCGCTCTTGCAGCCCCCGGAGCCCCTCGCGCTTCATGCGCAGCGCGGGGCGCAGGGCGCGCATCATCTCCTCGAGCTGCTCGGACAGGTGCAGGCGCTCCTGGCCCAGGCGCCGGCGGGGGTCCACCAGCCGCCCGGCCAGGTGCCCCTGGCGCTCGCGCAGCTCCAGCAACCTCCGCTCCGCCGCCTGGCGCAGGCGCGCGGCATGGGTGTCCAGCGTCAGCTCCAGATCGCTGAGCACCGGGGCCAGCCGCTCCGCCGCGGCGCTCGGCGTGGGCGCCCGGTAGTCCGCCACGAAGTCCGAGATGGTGAAGTCGATCTCGTGCCCGATGGCCGACACCACCGGCACCGGCGAGGCGTGAATGGCCCGCGCCACGGCCTCCTCGTTGAACGTCCAGAGGTCCTCGACCGAGCCTCCGCCGCGGGTGACGACGATGACGTCCACGTCCGTGCGGCCCAGGCGCGCGATGGCCCGGGCCACCTCCGCCGCGGAGCCCTCGCCCTGCACGCGCGCATCACACACCAGCACGCTCATGCGCGGGTGGCGCGAGGACAGCACGCGCAGGAAGTCCTGGAGCGCCGCGCCCGTGCGGCTCGTCACCACGCCGATGCGCCGGGGCAGGAAAGGCAGCGGGCGGGGCGGACGGATGCGGCGGCTGCCGATGAGCCCCTCTGCCGCCAGGCGCTCCTTGAGCTGCTCGAAGGCCAGCGCGAGCGCACCCTCCCCCACCGGCTCCAGCTTCTGGACGATGAGGCTGTAGCGGCCCTGGGGCGCGTACACATCCACGCTGCCCTCGGCCACCACCTCCAGGCCATCCCGGAGGGCAAAGCGCATCCGGGCGGCCTGCGAGGCCCACAGCTTGGCATCGATGGAGGCCTCCACGTCCTTCAAGGAGAAGTAGAGGTGGCCCCGCGCATTGGCGCCCCGGAAGCCGGAGACTTCTCCCCGGACGATGACCCGCGGGTAGCGCGACTCGATGGTCTCCTTGAGCTGGCGCGTGAGCTCGCCCACCGACAGCACGGACCGCGCGGCACGAGGCGGGGCCCCGGGCAGCGAGGGCAGGAGCGTGGACGCCTCGGCCGCAAGCTCCGGAGGCTTCGCGGACGCAGGAGTCTTCCCCGGGAGCGTCGCCTGGGCCGCGGGCTCCTTGCTGGCGGGAGCCTGCACGGGCAAGGGCGCGAGGACGCCCCCGAACAGATCCCCCTGCCCCGCCTCCTCGGGAGGCCCGTCTCCCGCCGCACCCCGGCGCCGCTTCATCTGGAGATCTTCTCGAGCCAGGTCTTCGCCTTCCCGTGCGTCTCGTCATCCGCCGGCGTCATGGAGATGACCTCCTTGAACTTCGGGATGGCATCCTCGGGGTTGGCGTCCTTGAGGGCGTAGGCCTGCATGTAGATGTCCTTCGCCTTCATCCTCAGGTCGTTGAGCAGGTTGGTGGCCCCCACATGGCCGGGGTCGGCCTGGAGCGTCCGGCGCGCGTACTCCACGGCGCGCGCCCACTGACCCGACGTCTTCGCGCTCGAAGCGCTCTTGTAGAAGATGTTCGCCGCGCGCGTGCCGGCATTGCGCGCCATGGTGCTGGGCCCGCGGCCTTCGGTGATCTCCTTGTCGAGCGCCAGCAGGCGCGAGAGCCCCTTGGCGTCTAGGTCCTCCATCCGCTTGTAGAGGGAGCCGAACTCCGTCATGTCCTTGAGGATGGACTTGCACTTGGGCGTCTTGGAGACGCACGTGTTGATGAGCGCCACCGCGCCCGACAGGTCTCCATCGACAAAGCGGGTGACGCCCTGCTCCCAGGGCTTGCCGGGATTGGGCGGGGGCGGCGGCGGCGGCGGCCGGTCGCGGATCTCGATGAGCCGCACGGCCTCCTCGTTGAGCAGCTTCGCGTCGCGGTGCGACTCGAAGGCCGCCAGCACATCGTCGGTGATGCGCTTGGCCTCATCGATCTGCTTCTGATCCAACAGCTTGCGCGCCTCGCGGGCCTGCGCGTCCCCGGCGTCCCGGAGGCTGCGCTTGAGCAGGCTCACCTGCTCGAACATCTGCGTGTCCTGCGTCACCTTGGCCAGCTCGGCCTGGGCCACGCCCAGCTTCTTCTCCTTGAGCGCGGTGCTGGCCGCCGTGAGGTGCTTCTGGTTGGGAATCTCCTTCTCGGCCCGGTCCAGGTAGTCCTTCAGGCCGCCCATCTCGGGCTCCAGGGACTGGAGCTCCACGAGCTTGTCCCGGGCTTCGATCCAGCGGCCCTCGCGCACCAGGTTCTTCGCCTCCTGGAAGATGCCCCCGAGCTGGGCGCGGCGGTCCGCCTCGAGGCGGGCCTGGTTCTGGCGCTGGGTGGCGAGATTGCCCTGGCGGACCTGCAGGGCCACGAGCCCCAGCACCGCCAGCAGGGCCACGCCTCCAATGGCCCCCATGAGGATCTTCTTCTTGCGCGCCTCGACGGGGTCCACCGGCTTGGGCGGCGTGGCCCGGGACGAGCGCACGCGCTCGGGACGGGAGGGCCCGGGCCCGGAGGCCCCGGCGGAGGGGCGCGGCCGCGCGGGCGCGGGCGCGAGGGGCACCATCATCGTCGCGTTGGACATGTCCGAGAACGTCACCTCGGTGTCCCCCAGGGTGATGATGTCCCCGTTGCCCAGCGGCACCTCGTCGGTGATCTGCTCACCGTTGACGAGGGTGCCGTTGCCGGAGCCCAGGTCGCTGACCTTCCACCCGCTGTCATCGCGGCGCAGCAGGATGTGGTTGCGCGAGACGGAGGAGTCCTGGATGCAGATGGCCGCTTCCTTGGAGCGCCCGACGACGTACTCCTCCTCCAGCAGCACGAACTCCTCGCCCTCCACGGGCCCGGCGGACACCACCAGCTTGGCGGCACCCGAGGACGGGGAAGGCGTCCGGGCGGGCGCGGAGGTGCCCGCCCTGCGCGCGGGCCGCTGCGCCCCAGTCCCACCCGGAGCGCCGCCGGAGGAACTGCCAGAGGCCGAGGGCCTTCTGCGCGGCGGAGGAGAGTTCGACATGATGAGTCACCACTTCCTGCAAATACGGGGGGTACGAGCCTACATCGGCAGGCCGTACTCGACAGCCTTCTCGATGGCGAGATTGTGGCAGCGATGCTCGGTGGTAGGGAAGCGCCTCTTGACTTCCTCCACGGTGAACACCGCCCGGTCGCCATCCCGGAACTGCACGCTTCGCTGGAAATCGAGCATCAGCTTGCGGCACTGCTGGTCCAGCTCGGCGCCCGTCTGCATGAGCGCATGGCGGACGTCCTGGTACAGCTCCGGCTTCTCGTCCAGCGCCTCCAGGGTGAGCCACGCCGAACGGTAGGCCTTCCAGGCCTTGAAGAGGTTGTCCGAGCCCACATCCCTCAGCTCCCGGAAGCGCCTCCCCTGGCCCTCCTCTTTCCGGGCCTTGGCCAGGAGCTGCTCGGGGGGCAGCTCGGGCACGGGGATGACCTCCACATACACGTTCCAGATGCGCCAGCCCTCGCGGCCCGGGGGGTTGAGCACGTTGTCGAAGACGATCTGGTTGCGCTCGCTGCGCTTGAGCAGCGGAATGGCGAGGAGCTGCTCGATCTCCCGCTCGGCGGCGGTGGCGGTATCGGGGGGCACCCAGCCCTGCTGAACGCCGTTGAGGCTGATGCTCACCTCCTCCTCGGAGATGAAGTTGGCCTGGTAGTGCAGCACCACCACCGCCCGGGTAGGCGAGACGAACTCGAACTCGAACGCCTTGAGGTCCGGGCGTGTCCACACCACCCCTTCGCCCAGCCCGAAGGACTCGGTCAGGGGCCGGAGGCTCAGCACCGAGGGCTCTGGCCCCAGCGGCCGGGAGCTCCCCTCGGGCCGGAACACCGCCGCGAGCATGAAGGCAATCGTCCCCACGAGCAGCGCCGCGGCCCCGCCCGCGAGCACCTTGCCGCGGGGGGAGAGCTGGCCCCAGGCCAGCCGGAGCTGCCCGCCCAACGTCTTGCCCAGCTGCCGGCGGAGGCGGGCGCGCTCCGCGGCGGACATCTCCCCAGGCACCGGCTTCGCGGCCGGGCGCGCGGGCACCGGCACGGGAGGCCGCGCGGTGCGCAGCGGCAGGGGCATCTCGATGAGCGTGGGGGCATTGCCCGGAAGCCGGCGGGCGGGCTCGGGCTCCTCCGGAACCAGCACCTCCTCGGTGACGGTGCGGTGCGGCCCCGTGTCCTCCGCCTCGATGACACGCATCTCCTGCTCGGTCTGGGCGCGGGTCAGCCGGGCCGTGGGGCGCTCCGGCGGGGCCTTCGGGGCCTCGGGCGGGGGCACCACCACGGGCCGCTCGGGGGCCAGCGGGGTGAAGACGAACTCCACCGGCCCCACCACGAGCCGGTCCCCGCCCCGCAGCTCCTGCTCCTTCTGCTGGGGCAGCGGCTTGCCGTTGAGCAGGGTGCCGTTGGCGCTGCCCAGCTCCACCACGAAGTACTTACCGCCCCGCGCGAGGATGCGCAGGTGGCGGCGGGAGACACCGTGCTCGTGCAGGACGATCTCGTTCTCGGCGGCGCGGCCGATCCGAACCTCGTCCTCCTCGAAGGAGATCTCCTGCCCTTCCTGGGGCCCTCTCGCGATGAGCAGCCGGACCCCCAGGGCCTATCCTCCGACGTTGCCGA
This genomic interval from Stigmatella aurantiaca contains the following:
- the araH gene encoding L-arabinose ABC transporter permease AraH, whose translation is MDRLKRAVLGEQGLVILFLLALGIVCLTVPSFMTQRNILGLLQSVVTIGIVACTMMLCLASRDFDLSVGSTVAFAGMVAVMVSNSTENLFLGILAALAAGVVVGAINGVVIAKLRINALITTLATMQIVRGSALIASDGRAVGVDDEAYFNIALTAPLGIPVPVLVMVLCFGLFGFVLNRTVFGRNTLAIGGNPDASRLAGVNVGTIRIWIFTLQGLLCAVAGILLSSRITSGQPNAAQGLELSVISACVLGGVSLAGGRAAISGVLVGVLIMGIAENVMNLMNIQAFYQYVVRGVILLLAVLLDNLRTRATGRRL
- the araG gene encoding L-arabinose ABC transporter ATP-binding protein AraG — its product is MAPFLEFTNITKSFPGVRALKELSFSVPSGRVIGLLGENGAGKSTLIKILGGDYTPDTGELRIGGKAHRFSSTRDSIAAGVTVVHQELQLVPELTVAENLMLGRFPSRFGVVRYGELFAKVGAVLREAGIEVDPRAKVADLSLGTRQMVEIAKAAIFDASVIALDEPTSSLSAHESEVLFRLVNRLRAAGKVILYVSHRLDEIFRLCDGCVVLRDGRLVAQHDTLEGLTRETLVREMVGREIQDIWGWRPRTPGAVRLSVSGLEGSRLTAPTGFEVRAGEILGLFGLVGAGRSELARLLYGADPRAAGEVRIDGVPVRIHHPRQAVRAGLVLCPEDRKADGILQGQSVEANIAISSRRHFSPFGILNTRREGEMADRFIQRLGVRTPSREQAIENLSGGNQQKVILSRWLSEQGIKVFIVDEPTRGIDVGAKSEIYEVLYGLAEQGIALIVISSELPEVMGISDRIAVMCGGRIAAEFQRPGFSEEKILAAALPDRTAA
- a CDS encoding arabinose ABC transporter substrate-binding protein; this translates as MSVLMVSAVSSAADVKIGFVVKQPEEPWFQDEWKFADVAAKEKGFTLVKIGAEDGEKALSAIDNLGAQGAQGVIICTPDVKLGPGLVARATSNQLKLMTVDDRLVNSKGKPLENVPHMGISATKIGEAVGQAIVEQIKARGWNMKDVGAIRVSYDQLPTAKDRVEGAIAVLKQNGFVASNIFDAPQSKTDTEAALNAASVVLNKNAGLKKWVAFGLNDEAVLGAVRASEAAGLKAADMVAVGIGGSDSAINEFKKPSPTGFYGSIIISPKRHGYETALNMYNWVTTNKEPEKLILTSGKLATRESYQAVRKELGLQ
- a CDS encoding TlyA family RNA methyltransferase — encoded protein: MKPRKERLDVLVVERGLAESRTKAQALILAGQVVVGDQRVDKPGALVPVEAEMRLKGEVLPYVSRGGLKLKAAIDRFGLDVRGKVGADIGASTGGFTDCLLQEGAVRVHAIDVGYGQLHEKLRTDARVRSRERVNARYLTAEDLPEKAGVIVIDVSFISLTQVLPSVLPFLEKGGLLVALVKPQFEVGRENIGKGGVVRDTEARQSSIDAVVAFAREQGLTVRGLMDCPVPGPAGNVEALLVAHRD
- a CDS encoding 1-deoxy-D-xylulose-5-phosphate synthase, which codes for MTGLLPRILSPADVRSLPESGLPQLCEELREEIITVCGRVGGHLGASLGAVELVVALHRVFHSPQDALLFDVGHQAYAHKLLTGRRERMGTLRQAGGIAPFLDPRESPLDALAAGHSCTAVSAALGMLQGRRQLGRAGHVVAVLGDGALTGGLSFEGLNNAGGSHLPLVVLLNDNQMSISANVGAIPALLRTRQARAFFEALGFTYLGPVDGHDLGALLPVLREARQSSRPVVVHAMTQKGRGFPPAEADTQTRGHAMGPYEWRDGKLVRSRGGQRTFSEAFAAALDDAMAVDPRVVVVTPAMLEGSALVGLKARYPDRVHDVGIAEQHAVTFCAGLAAAGARPVCAIYSTFLQRAFDQVVHDVCLPGLPVVFAVDRAGLVGADGATHQGTYDVSSLRALPGLSLMAPVVGEDVAPMLATALAATGPSVIRFPRGTLPALPPELHAAGTGSVQGARWLRRAEAPRLTLVALGPLALAALEAAQGEPGWSVLDARWVSPLDAPALREAAACGHVVVVEEGTIRGGLGSAVLELYAAQGLSPRVRLMGLPDAFVPHGDARTQRSELGLDAAGMRQAGRALLEMGR
- a CDS encoding polyprenyl synthetase family protein is translated as MSTFDLESFLATQQARVEALLKARADRLEPAGTPPRLAESMRYSLLAGGKRLRPVLCLTFAEATSRQSTTLGPVEDAACAVEYIHTYSLVHDDLPSMDNDDLRRGRPTNHKVYGEGLALLAGDALLTEAFTLLGSGPEAVRGLLCGELAQAAGAAGMVGGQVLDVAEDRPAHLDYLTRLHRMKTGALLRASCRMGVLGAGGSADALARATTYGDAIGLAFQIADDILDVTATAETMGKPVGADSAAGRFTFPAVVGMEASRKMAADKVAEAVAAVEPLEGAGGPLAALARYVVERRS
- a CDS encoding response regulator: MEKPSTENPRIIIVDDDRDTRELLSMALEVEGFDVSSAANGLRLISSLQLRRPHLILLDVNMSWIDGFELCKAVKKNESFRDIPVVFISGRGEPEDRRRGIEAGAADYFVKPLDLNKLILRIRQLIPSPEPEESERS